A region of the Marmota flaviventris isolate mMarFla1 chromosome 3, mMarFla1.hap1, whole genome shotgun sequence genome:
aaagctttcagcttttaattcatgttttaggtgtgatattatgttgtgttagctaatgttcatgtaaacttgaacaacaatttatgtaaactttgtaaaatgatcagcttcagaactatagtacttgagatttataaagagccctgccttacttgagataaggctctgtcccatctcactacatgtgaaagtggctatgaaaaaagtaagccagatttcagtacagttaaagttgtgtccaaaaataggtttgtgccaagattactaggatctcaaacaggaaattatgatgtataaccctgctagaattcaaggtagctattatataagctaaatatgtttttaccctagttaattttgttttgtagtttgcttatagatggtttaaagattgcctgttaatgttttaaagaggtattgctttaagaacacaacctgggtcaacataagataaggagttatcacctacaggatagagagatagacattaaagcccagtgctcttaatataaggctgttaacttatttgctggatgtttaagatcaagtttttaaaattagttaaattaaaagggccaagaaaaccaatattcggctcttgccctctgagtcagtctgaatcagggaataggggacttctccaaagggctcagcaactctaggccacataacctcctgagcagggagattaatgagaccagtggaggacagaaagccaatcggtgcatttgctgtaaagaggagggtcattagaaaagggagacatccctgatgcttctgagggaagccatatggtcaagcaaggcctggacccatcctagcgcaaatggcactagcagaactgaaaagctgctatgaagttcccgaggattcccaggataactcagctgactgtaaacaataggtagaaacaaaagtcagttttgacttgcttcatcttaaacacttagcaaagacagtcaaagccaaagcacagctgttcctggacatcttaaatgataataatagttaaatgtaacttccataaataagtagactgaaggctacaaaaaagattcttagacagaaatgcctgataactgtcaAAGGGACTGCTAGAGTAGTTTTAGTCTAAGGCCTTTATTTCCAGCCAACGCAGGTCGgcttgatgtttgctaatatggttatccagccctaagtaacagaattaaagatttctctattagacacagaggttatactagtaaaaggattttgcaggatcagatggcattaaattattaaactatatcttaaagaaaaagacatctgtaaccctacatgttagttgttgtgttgacatccctgacatttctgacaatgtgacaaatatctttaaagatttaCCTGCTCAGAtggaagccatgtcctcagcaactttttcGTGGAAACAATATCCTAGCTCCTAGTTCCTGGTACTGCCTGATGGAAAACATTGTTAATctttgtcttggccattatactcattggcatattcctgtgctgtggcatttattactgcatcaatatggttccagtactaataagttcttgtttctcttatagaccacccatcactcaaatggccctccagcctattacttctcaattagactttcatcatggaccactcgatagacccgatatttttaagggggactccaaactgcttgccccacgccgtcccttttcagcctgaagaagccagaaagattctcttcgtcccccttcctcacagcagtaaggagttcccaaatttaaaaaaaaataaataaataaagccagatttaaagttaggtagtcagtgtagttagataaatcgggggtctaatatcaagtgacCAAGTCTATCACTGCCTTagagaaatctctctcttccctctcagaAGTCGTGCTACAAAATAGGAGGAGATTAGATCTGTGATTCCTTAGAAAAGATGGTCTCTATGTGGTTTTAAAGGaacaatgttgtttttatgctGACCATACGGGGGTGGTCCGGGAAACTATGGAAAAAGTCACTAAAAGGTTggcaaaaaggcaaaaaaaaaaaatttgaagcacaACAAGGATGGTTTGAACATTGGTTTAACAAATCCCCATGGTTAACTACTTTGCTATCCACCATAGCGGGACCTTTAGTTATTCTGCTAATAATCCTAACGTTTGGACCCTGCATACTCAATAGATTGGTGCAATTCATGAGAGAGAGACTTTCTATAATCCAAACTATGGTTCTAACTCAACAGTACCAgttgcttaaacaacaaacagggTCACACACAAGCTTAATCCAAGAACCTGAGCAAGCAGGacaatggatataagattctatccatgataaagaaaaaggggggaatgaaagaccccagcccaataactttaggcccagtaataaatcaccagggcttgcttccacacctgcacagacgtcagatgtatttttcagaaaatcagttaagtgtaaccgattaagaaaggacaggatggttgggaaaggaaccagCACGATTGGGCAAAcaggatcatacaatgaaaaaaccatacaatgaataacaaatgttttttatgtggtttttccaggaacctatagtgaaaaacaagtttaccctttaagtgacctatatgctggattcaaaagagccaatgagatacctgttactgtgctaggagggaaactgaccactgtaccctataaaagatctgtaccccaaagcccggtgtgccagttcaccgaagctccggctgaggtttcgctgggcacccgcaggctcctgtgtatcaataaatcgcctcttggcttttgcagccagtgcctcgtgcgtctttcttggacagggaatcggtgggtctttcaggATAAAGATCAGCAGTCTGGGAAAGGGGTCTGAAAAGTTTTACAAATCAATAGTCTCCCActcactttttaaagaaatgggtgTTTTACACGTGTTTTCTGTAGCCCACCAGATACAACAGGCCGTACTTGATCTCCACTGTAAGCCGCCTCAATAAAAGGATAAATTAACCCACCACCCAAGGCGGAAGTCGGAACCGGGACACCGCCCATTTCCCGCCTCCTTCCCCCACAAATCCCTCCCTCCCTGCGAAAGCTCTGAAGCCCCGCCCACTTCCATAACGCAGCACAGGCCGCAGGTCACGCAGGGCCTCAGCCAATGTTCTGCCTCCCAGGAAACGTTACCTCTGACCGCTGGGCTAATCAGAGACAGTGGGACGAACTCCTCGCGAGAGGTGAGGTTGAAGCTGCCTCCGCCATCTTGGAGATGGGAGACGGGCGATGGCTGTGGTCCTTCTGCTAATGCAAACAACAGAACAGTCACAGTAGTCGCCCCAGAGTGAGGTTTTCATCATTGTTAACTATTGACCAAAACTACAGAAGAAGCGAGAGTGTCAAAACCGAGCTCAGCGACACTGTGAGCCCTTTCACTTTTCTTCTGGGTCGGCTTAAGTGAAGTGACTGAGGACCGGAAGGATGGTGCAGTCCTGCTCCGCCTACGGCTGCAAGAACCGATATGATAAGGATAAACCTGTTTCTTTCCACAAGTATGGAACCAGAGCGTCTTGCGGACCGGTCCCAGCTGGGGTTGGGGGCGCGCGGCGGTTGGGCTGGGGGCGGAGCTAGGCGCGTGTCCGCGCGAGACCTGACGAGAGGGGCGGGGCACGGGATTCCGGGCTACGGGCTCCGTAGGGGTCTCCCGGCCCTATCGTGGTGGGCGTGCCTGAGTTGGGGATACTTTAGGAGACCACAGCAGCGCTCTCTAGGGTATATTGCCGAGGCGGCCATTTGCGCTCTCGGAAGGGCTCCTGGCTGCAAAGCTCTCACTTTCCTGGGCCTGGCGAGCTCGATACCGAGAGCGATTTCTGCCGGCCGCTCAGGGGCTCGGGCTTGGTCTTGCAAGAGTCGTGGAGCAGCCAGAATAACTCCCTAAGGCCCAAACTTCAAATAGAAACAAAGACCTTTAAAAACACCAAGAAGTCGCAATATTCCTATCTCCGCTGATTCGGAGGCTTGCATTATAGTAATTAATGATTGAATTTTGGCCAGgatatcaggattttttttttttttacacaatttCCAGGAATTACCCTTTAAGGGTCTCTAGGTTTTAAAGGAAGCCTCTGGTGCAGCCATGGAGTTGTTATCTTTCAGCACACAGTAATGATAATATAGACAATACTCAGGTGCCGTAATAAAGGTCAATGTGAGCTATTACAGATCTGCTCCACAGCTTTCAGGGCTATTTTATCCTCTAGTTTCCGCAGCTAACCAGCTGTAGTGgagaatattttcttgaaaataggaaaagaaaattgcaagATTGAAATTAAccggctggggatatagctcagtgcttgcctagcatgcacaaggccctgggttcaatccccaacatcatttaaaagaaaaaaagattgaaattaaCGATAATCAAGTAATGCACACAGTGTTTTCAATCAGCCAAATTCAGTgtttacaaattttattatatttccatCATGATTTCTCTGCCAGAATGTCTGACGATATGAAAGTAATAGCTAAGAAGTCAGATCCAATGGTAAATTATACAAGTGTTTCATAACCAAATAGTAcgaaagcagattttaaaatattctttcaaaaatttttatgagGAATTATTTATGTGTGATAGGGGGTTTGGatgcatatttatatgttttatgtaACTTGAACTGCACCACAGGCAAATAAAACTGCATGGAGCATAAAGAGATCTTCGGAGTGTTTACTTTTCCCCATGGAGAAGGGGTTGGCCCATTATGACATTCAGTTCAGTATATCCTAATGTTATGTACATAATTggtgtttttgtaatttttgaaaatgatgTCCTTTCAGGGTGTAGGAATAGGTCCGGAGATGACAGGAATATGCATTTGGCTCTCCACCTTCCCATCCCTCATTTCTAATAACaggtagaaaaaaatctaaaagtatGGAAAATAGTTGAGAATAACATAACACTTATCAGAAATACTGTGTTCCTGTTAGATCTTTAAAAGATTAAGCCTGAGCACTgtagtgcacatctataatcccaacaactctagagcctgaagcaggagaatagcaagtttgagagcaacctgagcaatttagggagatcctgtatTTAATGTAGAACAGTTTGGGGGCAAGTAGATGGGAAAGATCTTCATAGATTCTCACAGCTAAAATTGTAATCCTTGGGCCAGGAGGCCCTGTGTATTGAATTTTACAAGTGATTGCTACCTTAGTTTGTACGTCTGACCATCATTTCCAGCAGGGATTTTCAAAGAGCACCTCTTCTCCCAGCTTCTAAATAGTAGCAGAGAGAGAGCTTGCTGTGCCAAGAAAAGGGACTCTTGGATAGATTTGTTAGATCTTTGTGATTATAGCACAAATTTTAGCATACCTTAGTTGGAAGAGAAACTGAAATAGATTTGAAACAtcttgttttgactttttttcctaaTCCTTCCAAATTCTATCTCCTTTTACTTGGGCCTAATGGACATATCCCAGTTGAgttagagataaataaaataaataatttccttttttttttttatcattatctgCCTATAATTTGATTAGTTCAAATTTAGCCTATCATATTTTTCAGTCAGAGTGATTATACTAGAACTAGAAGTCTCTTTTCCCCTAGGACAGTAGATGTGTAtataccatttttgtttttatatgcaacacacagaaatttattagtaaaaaatatataagtacagTTTCATTCTATAGGATATATTTTACTTGAACCTTTTTTGTCTTTAATATAGAAAGTTAAACATTAATCAGTGAGATAAATATGTAAGTGGAGCTAATCTTTAATCAAGTACTCTTTAGTATGTCAAGACCAATGTAAGATAGTTCTTTACTAAGTAAGAAAGTTTGggtgcctttatttgtttatttttaaaaaggttagaGAACTGAATTATGTCTTCTTAGGTTTCCTCTTACTCGACCCAGTCTTTGTGAAAAATGGGAGGCAGCTGTCAGAAGAAAAAACTTTAAGCCCACCAAGTACAGCAGTATTTGTTCAGAACATTTTACTCCAGACTGCTTTAAGAGGGAGTGCAACAACAAGTTACTGAAAGAGAATGCTGTACCCACAATATTTCTTTGTACTGAGCCACATGACAAGgtaatatgtatttcaaaatgttgAGCTGTcttgtatttataaaattaatgtgtttAATGTATTCTTTGtggaaaatttggaaaacttATGGAACAGTTAAGAAAACAGATGTAGCTAGAACCTATTGCTTGTAAATAACCACTATTAACAGtgacatactttttaaaaaacacaaaatggagTTTATTAAATATCCTCACCCTAAGGAATTCAATCTAACTTTGTGACTTACTTAAAGATcactctaggggctggggttgtggcttagtggtagagcatttgcctagcatatgtgaggccctgggcaccacatataaataaaataaaggtccatttacaactaaaataaatatatacattaaaaaatacatcacTCTATGCCTCTACTTGTATGTTGATAAGTTTGGGGTTATCTTTCTCAGTGACAGTTTAGTTTTAAGTTATTATCTGTTGTCTGCATCCCACTTCAATTTTAAGTAGTAAAAATTGAAGCTCTGTTCTTATTTTGGAATGTTtttgtaccactgagtcacagaaGTCTAGTATTTCCAAAATTCCACAGTTTAACTCATTTAAGCTATTATTTTTAGTTACTAAATTCACATATGATctgcatttttgttttagaagGAAGATCTTCTGGAGCCACAAGaacaccttcccccacctcctTTAACACCTCCCATTTCCCAGGTCGATGCTGCTATTGGGTTACTGATGCCTCCACTTCAAACCCCTGATAATCTCTCAGTTTTCTGTGACCACAACTATACTGTGGAGGATACAATGCACCAGAGGAAAAGGATTCATCAGCTAGAACAACAAGTTGAAAAGCTCAGGAAGAAGCTCAAGACTGCCCAGCAGCGATGCAGAAGACAAGAACGACAGCTTGAAAAACTAAAGGAGGTTGTACACttccagaaagagaaagatgacATATCAGAAAGAGGCTATGTGATTCTACCAAATGACTTCTTTGAAATAGTTGAAGtaccagcataaaaaaaaaaaatgaaatgtgtatTGATTTTTAATGGGGCAAGACCACACATCCTCTTTTAGCTTATATAGGAatttcatttggggaaaaaaagcactTGATTACTTGTATAAAAacaattcagaatatttttttaaaaaataaattagatatatactgtaaaattgtaaatttttgtttgtaatttcagagtttttacattaaaaacaatattttaaaagttattttaaaaagccttAGACTGCCATTGTAAGTTGGTTTCAAGATTGGAGATTTTGTttgaatatttatagaaataatgtaaaaatgaaaagcacaGAGAGAGAACAGTGAAGTAAAGATAAGATTTaagtttcaattttaaaaattaatgctttttattgaaaaaacttagttatattttaaatcaggAGTATGGATTAGATTGTAAGGTATAACCTGTCTGTGTATTCAAACATTCACATCCGTAAAATCAGAAGGTTCATTTATCTTTCTGAATCACTTGTCAAGGATAAATTGGCAAATCAATTGAAAAAGATTTGACTGTTtcagaacagaaaataaagaatcatTCTGTatctaatcaataaatataaaggtgagttttttaaaaatgaaccctTTCATTTTTCCCTAGCATTATAAAATCGAATATATTCTCAGgtagagaaacatttttttttttcttggtaccagggattggacccaggggtgcttaaccatcaagccacatcttcagctccctcccccatttttttttttttttttaaattttgagacagagtcttactacattgcttagggccctgctaaactgctgagcctggctttgaacttgcaatcctcctgcctcagcctacagagctgctgggattgcataCATGGGCTGCAGTGCCCAATTTTGGAAGAAACATTCTTTAACAACAAAGTAAGGCATTTGTTACCATTGAAGTAAAAATTGGGACCTGACCCTTGATGAAAGGATACCCAATTCCCTAACCGTAATTATATCTTCATCCAAATGTCTTACCAAATATGTTCTGTTGATAGTTTGATTTGTATAATGACATGGTACTCTTGTGTTTAACTAATTGATTTTGGTCCAGACTTCAcataaaaaattagtttttcacTTGTAACATGttagaaattatatcccacctaCTTAAATGAATGATTTATATTCAAAAGCAACCTAATACGTAATGTTTATTTTACTAAATGTTGAGATTTACTGCAGTTTCTGTTCAAACTGTGAGTTGTATTCTAATTTTGTgagaaattttacatatatttgaaatgaaaacatgttctgAGTACAAAATATTGCTGTAGAAATTATTTAGATTTAGAATAATTATTCCAACTAAAATTATCACTTTTATACTTAAAGATACACTGAGATAGTTGAAGAgtaacagacttttttttttttttaagacaatagTAAGAGATAAAACAAGGAtgttaaaaagtgttttttatagaactgatttttattgttattcaCTGCCATGCTACCTGTAGGTAGCAGTTTGATTCATGGAGATTTGATTCTTTGTGAACCAAtatctcaaaaatagaaaataatgtttaGATTACTTACATAGTCTGATAACAATATTTAGGACTGCAATGAATGAGAGCACGTTCATTGGTTTCTGATGGAACGCAACCGTTTTTTAGAAGCTTCAAAGTCTTCAAATagtttgttttcatatttcatcTCTAGCAATTCCTGGAAAACtgggtaaatattttttcaaagtgtGTATCTTTAACCTAAATTGTCTTCTACATAAAcgactgtgtgtgtgtatttgtccAAAACCAAGAATCTAGGTTAGATTATAAATGTGGTAATCATAATTATTTAGCGTTATTTAATTTGAAGCTGTTGTCTTTATGACAGATGTAAATCCCCATTTGTATCTAACTGAGTAAGCAGCACATGTACCAACAGCTTGCATTTACATGTTTGAAATGTACATGCTTATTTCTGAATTTGAGGTGGAACAATTTAACatcttgttgatttttctttttcttttgttttgttttgttccccccccccccctttctggGAATGAATTTAAATTTACCATTGCCGATTGCAAATTTGCAGTTCTCCTACCATGGCCTcatagtagctgggattacaggagtgtgccattgtgcctgatttgttgaatgttttt
Encoded here:
- the Thap1 gene encoding THAP domain-containing protein 1, coding for MVQSCSAYGCKNRYDKDKPVSFHKFPLTRPSLCEKWEAAVRRKNFKPTKYSSICSEHFTPDCFKRECNNKLLKENAVPTIFLCTEPHDKKEDLLEPQEHLPPPPLTPPISQVDAAIGLLMPPLQTPDNLSVFCDHNYTVEDTMHQRKRIHQLEQQVEKLRKKLKTAQQRCRRQERQLEKLKEVVHFQKEKDDISERGYVILPNDFFEIVEVPA